The region tatatagtgggattgctgggtcacatgttaagtctatttttagttttttgaggaatctccctattgttttccataatgggtacaccaaactacattcccaccaacagtgttggaggatTCCCTTTTGTCTGCACCCTCTCAGCGTTTATCACTTGAAGGCTTTTTAATGATAGTcgttctaactggtgtgaggtcacTAATTcacttacagaacagaaacacactcacagacacagtgaacaatcttatggttaccaggggaaagggggtgggaagggataaatttgagagtttgggattttcaaatgttaaccactatatataaaaacagattaaaaaacagatttcttttgtacagcacagggaactatattcaatatcttgtaataacctttaatgaaaaagaatatgaaagcaaaaatatatgtatgtatatgtatgactgggacattgtgctgtacaccagagattgatacattgtaactgactatactttaataaaaaaaaatccccaaaataaaacaaaagagtcAATGTAGAGTAAGAAAAAAGGTTCATGTTATTTTActaaatttatttcaaagtaaacTTTGACAGGAGAACATGGTTAAAATTGGTAAGTTTGGTCCACTGAAAAGTGAGAAGACTTGGAATTCATCTTGCATgtgaactcaaaaaaaaaaaaactcacatttttatatttgatttatGTTATTTCCACAATAGTCATACTTTATCATATATGATATCTGTATAGATGCAGTCAAATAATGACTCATAACTAATAAAAATCCCTTAATTCATCTTTTGCTTTCTGAGGTAATTTTGACATGCCATAACTttctcatggcatttttcacttcTCCATTCCTTAGTGTATAGATGATTGGATTGAGGAAAGGTGTTACAATCGTATAAACTACTTCCACCATTTTGTCCACGGGGAAAGTGGTTGGGGGGcgtgtgtatataaatatgcatGGACCAAAAGTTAAGACAACTACGATGACGTGGGAAGTgcaagtggagagagctttcttcctcccttctgcaCTGTGGTTTCGCAGAGAATGCAAGATAACAATGTATGAGATCATCAGAATTACTAAAGTGCTTAAGCAGATGGCCCCGCTGTTAGTCACCAACAGCAGATTGATCACGTAGGTGTCCATGCAGGCAAGTTTTAACAAAGGCTGCAAGTCACAGCAATAGTGATCAATCAGATTGGGTCCACAGAAATGCAGTCTCAAGGCCAGGATAATCTGAGCCATGGAATGTATAAAAGACCCTATCCATGCAAGAACAATCAAGATGACGCAGACTTGCTGGCTCATGATGGTCAGATAATTCaggggcttgcagatggccacgtagcgatCCATGGCCATGAGGATGAGAACAAAGACTTCCATGCAGCCAAAGAAATGCAGTGCAAAGACTTGGGTCATGCACTCACTgtaagatatgatttttttggcAGACAGGGCATCCACAATTAGTCTGGGGGCTATTGAAGTTGAAAAGCAGGTATCAGCCAAGGACAAATAAAataggaagaagtacatggggctCCCAAGGGTCCGGCTGGACTTGATGGTCACAATAATAAGCAAATTCCCCACCAAGGTTCCCACatagaaaataaagatgattACAAACACCATCTTCTGCCTCTCAGGATCCTGTGTCAATCCTAACAGTATGAACTCAGTTCCAGTGCTGTTTTGCTGCATTTTTTCACTTGATTAAGGGAAAGCACTGGTTAGT is a window of Vicugna pacos chromosome 10, VicPac4, whole genome shotgun sequence DNA encoding:
- the LOC102539284 gene encoding olfactory receptor 4C11-like, whose protein sequence is MQQNSTGTEFILLGLTQDPERQKMVFVIIFIFYVGTLVGNLLIIVTIKSSRTLGSPMYFFLFYLSLADTCFSTSIAPRLIVDALSAKKIISYSECMTQVFALHFFGCMEVFVLILMAMDRYVAICKPLNYLTIMSQQVCVILIVLAWIGSFIHSMAQIILALRLHFCGPNLIDHYCCDLQPLLKLACMDTYVINLLLVTNSGAICLSTLVILMISYIVILHSLRNHSAEGRKKALSTCTSHVIVVVLTFGPCIFIYTRPPTTFPVDKMVEVVYTIVTPFLNPIIYTLRNGEVKNAMRKLWHVKITSESKR